One genomic window of Tatumella citrea includes the following:
- a CDS encoding MoaD/ThiS family protein, whose product MAATLFIPTALRVFTDGQGKISLQGNTVGELIAALAGRYPDISQHLYDDTGELRSFINLYVGETNIRSSGGLSTPVGDGAEVLLVPAIAGGSGVNS is encoded by the coding sequence ATGGCTGCAACCCTGTTTATTCCTACCGCATTACGTGTCTTTACCGATGGTCAGGGCAAAATCAGCCTGCAAGGCAATACCGTGGGTGAGTTGATTGCCGCGCTGGCCGGGCGTTATCCGGATATTTCACAGCATCTGTATGACGATACCGGTGAATTACGCTCATTTATCAATCTGTATGTCGGTGAAACCAATATTCGTAGTTCCGGTGGCCTGAGCACTCCGGTTGGTGACGGCGCTGAAGTATTACTGGTGCCTGCTATCGCCGGAGGAAGCGGGGTCAACTCATGA
- a CDS encoding MSMEG_0572/Sll0783 family nitrogen starvation response protein, which translates to MPKITLPAHQTGDFFVDYEEKVFEDVKAEPGQKALVTFHTVAFEGSIGLVNMLQATRLQRKGFETSILLYGPGVLLGVQRGFPTLGAEAFPGNQNYANQLTKFMSEGGKVYACRFALQALYGHGEPSLLEGVRPINPLDVMDLKLLHIRDNAVIIDTWTM; encoded by the coding sequence ATGCCGAAAATAACTTTACCTGCTCATCAGACTGGCGATTTTTTTGTTGATTACGAAGAAAAGGTGTTTGAAGACGTAAAAGCGGAACCTGGCCAGAAAGCCCTGGTGACTTTCCATACCGTCGCTTTTGAAGGCTCTATCGGGCTGGTCAATATGTTGCAGGCGACCCGGCTGCAACGAAAAGGGTTTGAAACCTCAATTCTGCTGTACGGGCCGGGGGTGCTGCTGGGCGTACAACGTGGTTTCCCTACTCTGGGAGCTGAGGCTTTTCCCGGAAATCAGAACTATGCCAATCAGTTGACAAAATTTATGTCGGAAGGAGGCAAAGTGTATGCCTGCCGTTTTGCTCTGCAGGCACTGTACGGCCACGGCGAACCTTCATTACTGGAAGGCGTAAGACCAATCAATCCACTGGATGTGATGGATCTTAAGCTTCTGCACATCCGCGACAATGCGGTCATTATCGATACCTGGACAATGTAA
- a CDS encoding family 2A encapsulin nanocompartment shell protein — MAEKKGINALGRDAAYQLANVTKTAPQFASITPRWITHFLDFKGLETGIYRVNKVVEGETPLDVLCSQDPSKVTIPQGYLDYQTEPREYQLDSIATIINVDTKVSDLYSSPYDQASEQINLAIESLRERQESQLINNDEYGLLKNIADSQRIQTRNGRPTPDDLDELLSKVWKEPSFFLAHPRAIAAFQREATRRGVPPVTVNLNGGTFILWRGIPLIPSDKLFVDGLKNPKGQGGKTNILLVRSGEHKRGVVSLYQTGLPNEQSRGLSVRFRGIDDNGVASYLLSLYCSAAILADDAIAVLEDVEVGEYYDYQ; from the coding sequence ATGGCAGAAAAAAAAGGTATCAACGCACTTGGACGTGACGCAGCGTATCAGTTGGCCAATGTCACCAAAACTGCACCGCAGTTTGCTTCGATTACTCCGCGCTGGATCACTCATTTCCTGGATTTTAAAGGACTGGAAACCGGCATTTACCGGGTGAATAAAGTGGTGGAAGGGGAGACTCCGCTGGATGTGTTATGCAGCCAGGACCCGTCTAAAGTGACAATCCCGCAGGGTTATCTGGACTATCAGACAGAGCCGCGTGAATACCAGCTGGACTCTATTGCCACAATTATCAATGTGGATACCAAAGTCTCCGATCTTTACAGCTCGCCTTATGATCAGGCCTCAGAGCAAATTAATCTGGCGATTGAAAGCCTGCGTGAACGCCAGGAAAGCCAGCTGATTAATAATGACGAGTATGGTCTGTTAAAAAATATTGCTGACTCACAGCGTATTCAGACCCGCAACGGACGCCCGACCCCGGATGATCTGGATGAGCTGTTATCCAAAGTGTGGAAAGAACCCTCCTTTTTCCTTGCTCATCCACGTGCGATTGCCGCGTTCCAGCGTGAAGCGACCCGACGTGGTGTGCCGCCAGTCACCGTCAATCTTAACGGTGGTACCTTTATTCTGTGGCGTGGTATCCCGTTGATCCCTTCCGATAAGCTGTTTGTTGACGGACTGAAAAATCCAAAAGGTCAGGGCGGGAAAACCAATATTCTGCTGGTTCGTTCCGGCGAGCATAAACGCGGAGTCGTCAGCCTGTATCAGACCGGGCTGCCTAACGAGCAATCCCGTGGATTGTCGGTTCGTTTTCGCGGAATTGATGATAACGGCGTGGCTTCTTATCTGCTCTCACTCTATTGCTCAGCAGCGATCCTGGCGGATGACGCGATTGCTGTGCTGGAAGATGTGGAAGTAGGTGAATATTATGACTACCAATAA
- a CDS encoding aminotransferase-like domain-containing protein has translation MLTKLCGRWQSHSQMNTPRPAYLLIADIISDGINSGEFQPRDRLPPLRELATALSINYTTATRGYAEAKRRGLIDSRPGMGSYIRGKVPAYPLSSGSSYEMTMNSPIEPGAELARAISDGAINLFNQRNIVELLRYQDFGGQADEKTMAGVWLEKQLPKVNIDEVLVTPGIHSALVGLLTLLCRKGGSVCVSNLIYPGMKAIASQLNITLQSVPCDDDGPLPRAFEHQCQAGNISALYINPTIQNPTTLTLPLRRREALADVAARYSIPVIEDEAYAALSTVRIASFSELLPELTWYITGMSKCFGPGLRTGFVKCPGRRNAQLLAGALRALNVMSSPITSALAAHWIKDGTADRVLESVRAESAIRQKMAAEILTDFSFSASVQGFHLWLQLPRHFQWNPGEIAVKLREQGVSAVSSAAFCTDNNPPDALRICLGGSWSREMCAENLQTIAHVLDNPLHYGNTVL, from the coding sequence ATGCTGACAAAACTCTGCGGACGCTGGCAGTCTCACTCCCAGATGAATACGCCACGTCCGGCCTATTTACTGATTGCCGACATTATTTCGGATGGCATCAATAGTGGAGAATTCCAGCCACGGGACCGGTTACCACCGCTGCGTGAACTGGCCACCGCGTTATCCATTAACTACACCACTGCAACACGCGGTTATGCAGAAGCTAAACGGCGTGGGTTGATCGATTCGCGGCCCGGTATGGGTAGTTACATCCGCGGAAAAGTCCCTGCTTATCCACTGAGCAGTGGCAGCAGTTACGAAATGACCATGAACTCCCCCATCGAACCCGGGGCAGAACTGGCCCGCGCTATCAGTGATGGAGCCATCAACCTGTTTAATCAGCGTAATATCGTTGAGTTGTTGCGTTATCAGGACTTTGGCGGGCAGGCCGATGAAAAAACCATGGCCGGCGTCTGGCTGGAAAAGCAACTGCCGAAGGTGAATATTGATGAAGTGCTGGTCACTCCGGGGATTCACAGTGCATTAGTCGGACTGCTGACGCTGTTATGCCGTAAAGGTGGCAGCGTATGTGTCAGTAACCTTATCTATCCCGGGATGAAGGCAATTGCCAGTCAGTTAAATATCACGCTGCAATCGGTCCCCTGCGACGATGATGGACCGCTGCCACGGGCGTTCGAACATCAGTGTCAGGCAGGAAATATCAGCGCATTGTATATCAATCCGACCATTCAAAACCCGACCACCCTGACCTTACCGCTGCGGCGCAGAGAGGCGCTGGCTGATGTAGCCGCCCGTTACAGCATTCCGGTGATCGAAGATGAGGCTTATGCAGCACTCTCCACCGTGCGAATTGCATCATTCAGCGAACTGTTACCGGAGCTGACCTGGTATATCACCGGCATGTCGAAATGTTTTGGTCCCGGCTTACGTACCGGATTCGTCAAATGCCCCGGCCGGAGAAATGCACAACTGCTGGCCGGAGCTTTACGCGCACTGAATGTGATGTCCAGCCCAATCACCTCGGCGCTGGCAGCACACTGGATTAAAGACGGAACTGCTGACAGAGTGCTGGAATCCGTTCGGGCAGAATCCGCAATTCGCCAGAAAATGGCCGCCGAAATACTCACCGATTTTTCATTTTCGGCCTCAGTACAGGGATTTCACTTGTGGTTACAGCTTCCCCGTCACTTCCAGTGGAATCCGGGAGAGATTGCGGTGAAATTGCGTGAGCAGGGGGTAAGTGCTGTCTCCAGTGCTGCATTCTGCACCGATAATAATCCACCGGATGCATTAAGGATCTGCCTGGGGGGATCATGGTCAAGGGAGATGTGCGCCGAGAACCTGCAGACCATTGCTCATGTGCTGGACAACCCGCTGCATTATGGCAATACCGTTCTGTAA
- a CDS encoding cysteine desulfurase, which translates to MTTNNPFSSPRAAPGIGAGWPDSPALAPSARDYGLPDAEDLRGFSGSRSVSRPAADSSFSPQVVALGQERSAGIGQPSVGYTASSHTPGLSARVGQVPVERIRADFPILSEQVDGKPLVWLDNAATTQRPRQVIDRISHFYLHENSNIHRAAHALAARSTDAYEAARDKIARFIGAPGPENIIFVRGTTEGFNLIAHSYVKPLLRPGDEIILTLLEHHANIVPWQLIAQETGAVLRVAPVDEHGQIIIEQYIALFNEKTRFVSATHVSNALGTVTPVQELVAIAHRFGVRIAIDGAQSISHIPLNVSTLDADFFVFSGHKIFGPTGIGVVYGKQEVLEEARPYQGGGNMIADVTFELTRYQPAPNKFEAGTGNIADAVGLGAAIDYVTSLGIENIAQYEHALLEYGIEKLSRIPGLTLVGTAAQKTSVLSFVLEGHENEAVGRFLSQSGIAVRAGHHCAQPILRHFGYEGTVRPSLAFYNTPQEVDFLADQIARFAGRR; encoded by the coding sequence ATGACTACCAATAATCCTTTTTCTTCACCGCGTGCTGCTCCCGGCATCGGCGCGGGCTGGCCGGATTCTCCGGCACTGGCACCCTCGGCGCGGGATTACGGTTTGCCGGATGCTGAGGATTTACGAGGCTTTTCCGGATCACGGTCAGTGAGCCGTCCGGCAGCAGATTCCTCCTTTTCACCACAAGTGGTAGCGCTGGGGCAGGAGCGTTCTGCGGGTATCGGGCAGCCTTCCGTCGGATATACAGCGTCGTCGCATACTCCGGGATTATCGGCCCGGGTCGGACAGGTGCCGGTCGAAAGGATTCGTGCAGATTTTCCGATTCTCTCTGAACAGGTAGACGGAAAGCCGCTGGTCTGGCTGGATAATGCGGCGACTACCCAACGACCACGCCAGGTCATTGACCGGATCAGCCATTTTTATCTGCATGAGAATTCGAATATTCACCGTGCAGCGCATGCCCTGGCGGCCCGTTCAACCGATGCCTATGAAGCGGCCCGGGATAAAATCGCCCGCTTTATTGGGGCTCCCGGCCCGGAAAATATCATTTTTGTGCGCGGAACCACCGAAGGTTTTAACCTGATCGCCCACAGCTACGTCAAGCCGTTGCTGCGTCCGGGGGATGAAATCATCCTGACCCTGCTGGAACATCATGCCAATATTGTTCCCTGGCAACTTATTGCCCAGGAGACTGGTGCGGTGCTGCGGGTGGCCCCGGTCGATGAGCACGGGCAAATCATTATTGAACAGTATATTGCGCTGTTTAATGAGAAGACGCGGTTTGTGTCGGCAACCCATGTGTCAAATGCGCTGGGAACGGTCACTCCGGTGCAGGAACTGGTCGCGATCGCCCATCGTTTTGGGGTGCGCATTGCAATTGATGGTGCTCAGTCAATCTCTCATATCCCACTGAATGTCAGTACGCTGGATGCCGATTTCTTTGTGTTCTCGGGGCACAAAATCTTTGGCCCCACTGGCATCGGGGTAGTTTATGGTAAGCAGGAGGTGCTGGAAGAAGCGCGGCCTTATCAGGGCGGCGGCAATATGATTGCCGATGTGACTTTTGAACTGACGCGCTATCAGCCAGCCCCGAACAAGTTCGAAGCGGGTACCGGCAATATTGCCGATGCCGTCGGGTTAGGGGCTGCGATTGATTATGTCACTTCACTGGGTATCGAAAATATTGCCCAATATGAGCATGCACTGCTGGAATATGGTATCGAAAAGCTGTCGCGGATTCCGGGTCTGACCCTGGTCGGGACGGCGGCTCAGAAAACCAGCGTACTCTCATTTGTTCTCGAAGGGCATGAAAATGAGGCTGTTGGGCGCTTCCTCAGCCAGTCAGGGATAGCCGTGCGCGCTGGTCACCACTGTGCACAGCCAATCCTGCGTCATTTCGGTTACGAAGGTACGGTACGGCCTTCTCTGGCCTTCTATAACACCCCGCAGGAAGTGGATTTTCTGGCAGACCAAATCGCCCGTTTTGCAGGGCGGAGATAA
- a CDS encoding sll0787 family AIR synthase-like protein: MSDELTTLISRLHSFSGIAHKRDIQQVAQQLRAAWPNAYPNGDDCALIPDGQGFKLLAMEGFINRFVAEDPWFAGWCGIMVNLSDIAAMGGRPLAVVNALWDDSLPHAEQILQGMAAASRAYQVPVVGGHTNLRSEQPQLAVAILGETQHPLSSFSVRPGQSLLVAVNLQGRWHPPGLNWDAASEADPAALRKALALLPSLAERGLIQAAKDISQAGLAGTLVMMLESGGVGAELNLDDIPRPEQVTTEQWLCAFPSFGFLMAVDSSDCAEVQQNFTDNGISCAVAGHFTAEPQLIMHYQQQSACYWDISKQPLTGMSNH, from the coding sequence ATGAGCGATGAGTTAACCACACTGATCAGCCGACTGCATTCGTTCAGCGGCATTGCCCATAAACGTGATATCCAGCAGGTTGCGCAGCAACTGCGTGCGGCCTGGCCCAACGCCTATCCCAACGGAGATGACTGTGCACTGATTCCGGACGGTCAGGGTTTTAAATTGCTGGCGATGGAAGGTTTTATTAACCGCTTTGTCGCTGAGGATCCGTGGTTTGCCGGCTGGTGCGGAATTATGGTGAATCTGAGTGATATCGCTGCCATGGGCGGAAGGCCGCTGGCCGTGGTTAATGCATTATGGGACGACAGTTTACCGCATGCTGAACAGATTCTGCAGGGAATGGCCGCCGCTTCCCGCGCGTATCAGGTGCCGGTGGTGGGGGGGCATACCAACCTGCGCAGTGAACAGCCGCAACTGGCAGTAGCGATTCTGGGGGAAACCCAACATCCGCTCAGCAGTTTTAGTGTCCGCCCCGGGCAGTCATTACTGGTGGCTGTCAATCTGCAGGGGCGCTGGCATCCCCCCGGGCTGAACTGGGACGCTGCATCAGAGGCTGACCCGGCCGCATTACGTAAGGCTCTTGCTTTACTCCCTTCGCTGGCAGAACGAGGGCTGATTCAGGCGGCAAAAGATATCAGCCAGGCGGGGCTGGCGGGCACGCTGGTGATGATGCTGGAAAGCGGCGGAGTGGGTGCAGAGTTGAATCTGGACGATATTCCACGACCAGAACAGGTAACCACGGAGCAATGGCTGTGTGCGTTTCCCAGCTTTGGTTTTTTAATGGCAGTTGACTCGTCAGACTGCGCAGAGGTTCAGCAGAATTTTACTGACAACGGAATCAGCTGTGCTGTGGCAGGGCATTTTACTGCTGAACCGCAGCTCATTATGCATTATCAGCAGCAGAGTGCCTGCTACTGGGATATCAGTAAACAGCCATTAACCGGCATGTCGAATCACTAA
- a CDS encoding MSMEG_0570 family nitrogen starvation response protein translates to MPAMNFIVCWPDGSKDTCYSPSTAISNHLQTGHDYRVEEFVLLATRALDEASERVKAKFGYYCSSAMDQSAAITQKARQFSAQQTVTVESIHAAEA, encoded by the coding sequence ATGCCTGCAATGAATTTTATTGTTTGCTGGCCTGACGGCAGCAAAGACACCTGCTATTCACCGTCCACTGCAATCAGCAATCACCTACAGACCGGACACGACTATCGCGTAGAAGAGTTTGTTCTGCTGGCTACCCGGGCGCTGGATGAAGCCAGTGAGCGGGTAAAAGCAAAATTTGGTTATTACTGTTCGTCGGCAATGGACCAGTCCGCAGCCATCACACAAAAAGCGCGACAGTTTTCGGCACAACAAACCGTCACCGTTGAGAGCATTCACGCCGCAGAGGCCTGA
- a CDS encoding Nit6803 family nitrilase encodes MAESRIIRAAAAQIAPDLHEASKTLAKVLDAIDEAADKGAEIIVFPETFVPYYPYFSFITPAMTAGAAHLKLYDQAVVVPGVVTHAVSERARLRNMVVVLGVNERDHGTLYNTQLVFDASGELVLKRRKITPTYHERMIWGQGDGAGLKTVATRVGQVGALACWEHYNPLARYSLMAQHEEIHCSQFPGSLVGPIFAEQMEVTIRHHALESGCFVINATGWLTEQHINELTSDPVLQKGLRGGCHTAIISPEGRHLVPPLTEGEGILIADMDMALITKRKRMMDSVGHYARPELLSLQLDDTPARYMVTRYPDTHTEGERDAESSAQSSATDY; translated from the coding sequence ATGGCTGAATCCCGCATTATTCGTGCTGCCGCAGCCCAGATTGCGCCTGACCTTCACGAGGCCAGCAAAACGCTGGCCAAAGTGCTGGACGCAATCGATGAGGCCGCAGACAAAGGCGCGGAAATAATCGTCTTTCCCGAAACCTTTGTGCCTTATTACCCCTATTTCTCTTTTATTACCCCGGCAATGACCGCAGGGGCAGCGCACCTGAAACTCTATGATCAGGCGGTGGTGGTTCCGGGAGTGGTGACCCATGCCGTCAGTGAACGGGCACGGTTACGCAATATGGTGGTAGTGCTCGGGGTTAATGAACGGGATCACGGCACACTCTACAACACACAACTGGTGTTTGATGCCAGTGGTGAGCTGGTACTGAAGCGCCGCAAAATCACACCGACTTATCACGAACGAATGATCTGGGGACAGGGTGATGGCGCTGGCCTGAAAACTGTCGCTACCCGTGTCGGACAGGTAGGCGCACTGGCCTGTTGGGAGCATTACAACCCGCTGGCACGTTACAGCCTGATGGCCCAACACGAGGAAATCCATTGCAGTCAGTTTCCGGGATCGCTGGTGGGGCCCATTTTTGCGGAACAAATGGAAGTGACCATCAGGCATCACGCACTGGAGTCAGGCTGTTTTGTCATTAATGCCACCGGCTGGCTGACCGAGCAGCATATTAATGAGCTGACTTCTGATCCCGTATTGCAGAAGGGCCTGCGCGGCGGTTGTCATACTGCAATCATTTCTCCGGAAGGGCGACATCTGGTTCCGCCGCTGACCGAAGGCGAAGGCATTCTGATTGCTGATATGGACATGGCGTTGATTACCAAACGCAAACGAATGATGGATTCTGTCGGTCACTACGCTCGCCCCGAGCTGCTCAGCCTGCAACTGGATGATACACCGGCCCGTTACATGGTTACCCGTTATCCCGACACTCATACTGAAGGAGAGAGAGATGCAGAATCTTCCGCTCAATCGTCAGCAACTGATTACTGA
- the moeB gene encoding molybdopterin-synthase adenylyltransferase MoeB → MSRSALIPDSRLTELSHAEIARYSRHLLLPEIGLIGQQRLKAARVLLVGTGGLGAPVALYLAAAGVGTLGIVDFDFVEVSNLQRQIIHTTKDIDRPKVASAKDKIKAINPDVQVETYNLQLSSQNAADIIANYDIVVDGTDNYPTRYLINDACVLAGKPVVYGSIFQFEGQASVFHAPVGPCYRCLYPEPPPPGLVPSCAEGGVLGVLPGIIGTIQAAETIKLIVGSEDTLTGRLLLLDVWTMKQRQLRLEKDPNCPVCGEHPSIHELIDYEEFCGLKPTEQEKPVETVTASELKQWLDEDKPLQLIDIREPHERAIAKFPGARVIPLGQIVRRINEFDPDVDTVFLCKIGQRSIFAIRALENAGYQGRMLNLKDGINAWARDIDSRLPRY, encoded by the coding sequence ATGAGCCGCTCCGCACTGATTCCCGACTCGCGTCTGACAGAGCTTTCTCATGCAGAAATAGCCCGCTACAGCCGCCATCTGCTACTGCCTGAGATTGGACTCATTGGGCAACAACGGCTAAAAGCTGCGCGGGTATTGCTGGTGGGCACCGGCGGGCTGGGCGCTCCGGTCGCGTTGTATCTTGCTGCCGCCGGGGTGGGAACTCTGGGGATTGTCGATTTTGATTTTGTCGAGGTCTCCAATCTGCAACGTCAGATTATCCATACCACTAAAGATATTGACCGCCCTAAAGTGGCCTCGGCCAAAGACAAGATTAAAGCGATTAATCCGGATGTTCAGGTCGAGACCTACAACCTGCAACTCAGCAGTCAGAATGCCGCTGACATTATTGCTAACTACGACATTGTGGTGGACGGCACCGATAACTACCCGACCCGGTATCTGATTAATGATGCCTGTGTACTGGCCGGTAAACCGGTGGTCTACGGCTCTATTTTCCAGTTTGAGGGACAGGCGAGTGTGTTTCATGCACCGGTTGGTCCTTGCTATCGCTGCCTCTATCCTGAGCCGCCTCCGCCGGGGCTGGTACCTTCCTGTGCGGAAGGCGGGGTGCTCGGAGTGCTGCCCGGAATAATCGGCACCATTCAGGCCGCGGAGACCATCAAGCTGATTGTAGGCAGTGAGGATACCCTGACAGGACGCTTATTACTGCTGGATGTCTGGACCATGAAACAACGTCAGTTGCGCCTGGAAAAAGATCCCAACTGTCCGGTATGTGGCGAACATCCGTCAATCCACGAACTGATTGATTATGAAGAGTTTTGTGGGCTGAAACCGACGGAGCAGGAAAAGCCGGTGGAAACTGTCACCGCCAGCGAACTTAAGCAATGGCTGGATGAGGATAAACCGCTACAGCTGATTGATATTCGTGAACCACATGAACGGGCTATCGCTAAATTCCCCGGAGCCAGAGTGATACCGCTGGGGCAGATTGTCCGCAGAATCAATGAATTTGACCCTGATGTTGATACGGTTTTCCTGTGCAAGATAGGTCAGCGCAGCATTTTCGCCATTCGTGCGCTGGAAAATGCCGGTTATCAGGGCCGGATGCTGAATTTAAAAGACGGAATTAATGCCTGGGCAAGGGACATCGATTCCCGCCTGCCACGGTACTGA
- a CDS encoding MSMEG_0567/Sll0786 family nitrogen starvation N-acetyltransferase has translation MNAYSGYTIKWVTLPWERRQAYELRQRVFCQEQGLFSGNDLDDIDEHAHLLVALGSTGGWHEEVVGTVRIHQLSPGVWMGSRLAVDHRYRRQGQLGPTLIRLAVCSAHALGCQAFYARVQHQNEPLFRRMHWQTLDWLDLRGVRHASMQADLEFYPPCDDPFSGMVISSRGTRRQVPQNDFIAGERL, from the coding sequence ATGAACGCTTACTCCGGGTACACGATTAAATGGGTCACATTGCCCTGGGAACGCCGCCAGGCGTATGAGCTTCGCCAGCGGGTTTTTTGCCAGGAACAAGGGTTGTTCAGCGGTAATGATCTCGACGATATCGATGAGCACGCACATTTACTGGTTGCGCTTGGCAGTACCGGTGGATGGCATGAGGAGGTGGTCGGTACTGTCCGGATTCATCAGCTTTCTCCTGGTGTCTGGATGGGCTCCCGGCTGGCGGTAGATCATCGCTACCGTCGCCAGGGACAACTGGGGCCGACATTGATTCGGCTGGCAGTGTGTAGCGCCCATGCGCTGGGTTGCCAGGCGTTTTATGCCAGGGTCCAACATCAGAATGAGCCGTTGTTTCGGCGGATGCACTGGCAAACGCTGGACTGGCTGGATCTGCGTGGTGTGCGGCATGCCAGTATGCAGGCTGATCTGGAGTTCTATCCGCCCTGCGATGATCCGTTCAGTGGCATGGTGATCAGCAGCCGTGGCACCCGACGTCAGGTACCGCAGAACGATTTTATTGCAGGAGAGCGTCTATGA
- a CDS encoding MSMEG_0568 family radical SAM protein: MQNLPLNRQQLITELLTRGVQVINPREEHVSRHGGAGPSDHQAMDIDGVTVMVPVYTHSAHRSPWQVRHEDSGATRLYNLSIPVREINIASKPRFYERQTAEGIPYSQIATLHGTDVLATTVLQTCIRYENRAKACQFCAIGQSLAAGTTIARKTPQQLAEVAKAAVELDGVKHMVMTTGTPSGSDRGARILEESAIAIKAAVDLPLQGQCEPPGDHRWFQRLKDAGIDALGMHLEAVTPEVRARIMPGKAQVSIGQYMDAFAGAVEVFGRGQVSTYILAGLGDSADSIISISEQLIELGVYPFVVPFVPISGTPLEHHPAPDSAFMTSVLQPLGRMLSSAGLRSADIKAGCGRCGACSSLSSFEQTMV; this comes from the coding sequence ATGCAGAATCTTCCGCTCAATCGTCAGCAACTGATTACTGAACTGCTCACCCGGGGAGTTCAGGTCATCAATCCGCGCGAGGAACATGTCAGCCGGCACGGAGGGGCGGGCCCGTCAGATCACCAGGCGATGGATATTGATGGTGTGACCGTTATGGTACCGGTTTATACCCATTCGGCTCATCGTTCTCCGTGGCAGGTCAGGCATGAAGATTCCGGTGCTACCCGGCTCTACAACCTGAGTATTCCGGTCAGAGAGATTAACATCGCATCCAAGCCACGCTTCTACGAGCGACAGACCGCAGAGGGTATCCCGTATTCGCAGATAGCCACTCTGCACGGTACCGATGTGCTGGCGACGACGGTTTTGCAAACCTGTATTCGTTATGAGAATCGCGCGAAAGCCTGTCAGTTCTGTGCCATCGGGCAGTCGCTGGCAGCCGGAACTACCATTGCCAGAAAAACGCCACAGCAACTGGCTGAGGTGGCAAAAGCGGCGGTAGAGCTCGACGGGGTAAAACATATGGTGATGACCACCGGCACACCGTCGGGCAGCGACCGTGGTGCGCGCATTCTGGAAGAAAGTGCTATTGCCATCAAAGCGGCGGTCGATCTGCCTTTGCAGGGGCAGTGCGAACCCCCGGGAGATCACCGCTGGTTTCAGCGGCTAAAGGATGCCGGTATCGATGCCTTAGGAATGCATCTGGAGGCGGTGACTCCCGAAGTCAGAGCCAGAATTATGCCGGGTAAAGCACAGGTCAGTATCGGGCAGTATATGGATGCCTTCGCCGGCGCTGTTGAGGTGTTTGGCCGTGGTCAGGTGAGTACTTATATTCTGGCGGGTCTGGGAGATAGCGCCGACTCGATTATCTCGATTTCTGAACAACTGATTGAGCTGGGAGTTTATCCGTTTGTGGTGCCGTTCGTACCGATCAGTGGTACCCCACTGGAGCATCATCCTGCCCCGGACAGCGCGTTTATGACATCAGTGCTGCAACCATTGGGACGGATGCTGAGTTCGGCTGGTTTACGGTCAGCCGATATTAAGGCCGGATGTGGTCGTTGCGGCGCCTGCTCCTCGCTCTCCTCCTTTGAACAGACAATGGTCTGA